A stretch of DNA from Longimicrobiaceae bacterium:
CCCCGCCCCGAAGTAGCACACCCGCTCCCCGGCGCGCTCCGCCTCCCTCTCCAGCTCGGCCGCTACGCCCGGCAGCCGTCCCCCGGCGCACACGGGCGCCCCCGCCACCACGCGAACGCCGTCCCTCCGCACGTACCCCGCGACCGCGTCCCCCGCCGCGGAGAACCAGAGGCGGATCCCCGGGTTGAGGATCTGGTACGCGGCGGCGTTCCACCCGTGCTCCATCACCAGCGCCCGCGCGCGGGCCAGGTCGGCGGGGAGCGGGGCCGGAAGTGCGGTGACGGTCATCGGGGAGGAGTGCGAAGTACGAAACGGCGGGACGCACGCAGAGGAAGCAGAGGAAACGGAGGAGTGCTCTCGCTTTTCCTCTGCTTCCTCTGCTTCCTCTGCGTGAGCCCATGCTGTTGAAACGCCGACCTCACCCGAACCGCAAGAAAAGGCCCCTCCCCCGGATCGGAGGAGGGGCCTGTGCCGGCGGCCGGGCGGGCGGCTACAGGTTCAGCCAGTAGCTGAACTTCACCATCAGCACGTTGGTGGACGGGACCGAGTAGTCGTTGTCCAGCCCCATCAGCCGTCCGAAGTCGCGGCCGAAGCCGAAGGAGCCGTCCTGCAGGTAGTCCGTGCGGCCCTGGCTCCACACCACGAAGAGCGTGGATCCCGGGCGGTACTCCCAGCGGACCACCGCGTTGGAGCGCAGCTGCTTGAAGTTGAAGTCGGGCTTCGAGAAGGCGTAGTCCGGCTTCTCGCCGCCGGTCCGGTTCACCTCGAAGACGCCCTTCTCCTCGTTGAACCGGATCTCATCCGCACCCAGGACGTGGAAGCGGTCGCGGAAGCGCGACGCCCGCGGATCCTGCACCTCCATGAAGCGCTCGTACGTCCCGGCGCTGACGAAGGGCTGCGCGTAGAGCTCCAGCGAGAGCGTGGGGCTGATGGTGTAGTTCAGCCGGGTGGACAGGCTCACGGTGGTCTGGTCCATCTGCGAAAGGACGTACCGCCGGTCTTCCGCCGGGCCTCGCTGCGCCACGTACTGCCAGGTGCTGTGGTTCCGGTTGAACGACGGACCCACGGACACGTTGAGCTGCGACGAGGGACGGTAGGAGACGCTCGGCCCGACCCCGTAGTCCCACCCGCCCCCGTCGTTCTCGTAGCCGCTCCAGAAGCTCACGCTCCCGCGGACCGGCTTGCGGCTGTCCGAGTTCACCCAGACGTTGAAGCGCTGTCCGCCGGGGCGCACGATGGCGGGGCCGCCGCGGAGCGAGCCGTTGCTCAGCGCATCGAAGCGCCGTCCCGTCCACCACCCGCCGCCCCAGAAGTTCTTGAGCTGGAAGTTGGCCCAGTGGCCTAGCTGCGTGTAGATGCGCTCGCCGCCCGTGGTCCACATGGAGAAGGGGTTCAGCCCCAGGCTCCAGTTCCGGAAGATCCCCTGCGGCTCGAACTGCTCGTAGCGCCAGCTGGCGAATGCCTGCACCTGGTCCGCCTCGCCCATGAAGCCCAGGTCGTTGAGCTCCAGCCCCGGGGTGCGCAGGTGCCCGCCGAAGCCCCCGCGCAGCTTGCTCCCGCCGTTCTTCCCGACCCAGACGCTCGCGACCGCGCCGGTGAGGGAGGTCCGGGTGGGGTCCACCTCCAGGTGGTCCGCGTCGGGGCGCTGGAAGTAGTGGGCGGAGGACTGCTGTACGCGGAGGATGGACTCCTCGCTGCCGCGGATGTGGCTGCCGGCCAGGTAGCCGTTGGCCTCCCAGGTGTTGCTGGCGAAGCGGTGCCGGCCCCGGACTCCCGCGGAGTAGGCGGAGGAGCGCAGGAAGGCGAACTCGTCCCGGCCGTCGAGGTTCCGGTTCGTGGCCGTCGCCATCATCCCGATGGCGCTGCCGCCCCGGCGGAAGTCGCGCGAAAGGCTCCCCACCAGGTAGTTCGTGAGCGGCTCCACCGCCTCGGCGGTGGTCGCGCCCCCCCGGGCGGCCAGGCGGGCGCTCTCCTCGCCGGTGACCGCGTCCAGCAGCCCCAGCGTCCACCCCCCGGCGGTCTTCCCGGTCACCTTGGCCGCGCCCAGGATGGTGGTGGCGTCCGGCGCCACCAGCCAGCCGTCGCCCGGGTTCACGCGGCGCTGCGGGACCCGGCCGATGCGGCGCGAGTAGAAGAGCGCCTCGCCGGAGTTGTCGTCCGTGCCCACGCCGAAGGAGAAGATGTTGGACCCCTCCATGAAGAAGGGGCGCTTCTCGGAGAAGTAGCTCTCGTAGGCGGAGAGGTTGAACTGCGCGGGATCGGCCTCCACCTGCCCGAAGTCCGGGTTCAGCGTGGCCGAGAGCGTCAGGTTGGAGGTGAGGCCGTAGCGCACGTCCACCCCCGCGTTCACGCCCGGATCGTTGCGGCTGTAGAAGGGGTTGGCCGCGTCGCCGGGGGCGCGGGTGACGCTGGCGACGCTGTAGGGGAGCACCTCCAGCCGCCGCACCGTGCGGATGCCGCGCAGGCCGTGCAGCTCGCCGGCCTGCGACACCATCCCGGCGACGCTGGGGAGCACCGGCGACCACCAGGCCCACTCGCCGCGCCTCGCGATCTCGCGGGCGAAGTTCACCCCCCACACCCGCTCGCCGTCCGCGCTCCCGCTGTAGCGGAGCTGCGAGAGCGGGATGCGGAACTCCGCCGTCCACCCCAGCGAGTCCACGCGCGTCCCCACCTCCCACACCGCATCCCAGTTGACGTCCTCCGACGTGTCGTCGTAGTGCAGCACGTCCTTCTTCACCCCCCGCGGGTTCACGGAGAAGCGGAAGCCGGTGCGCCGGTCGTTGTAGGAGTCGATCAGCACGTGCGCCCAGTCGGAGTACACCCCGCTGGCGTCCCGGCGGGCGAGCTGTGCGGCCACCGAGTCCGGGGCGGAGTCGTACATCCGCATGGCGACGTACACCGCGTCGTCGCCGTACACCACCCGCGCCTCGGTGCGCTCGGTGGCGGCCTTGCCCGGGGCGGGGCGCATCTGCACGAAGCCGGTGGCGGGCTCGGCGGCGGCCCAGGCCTCGTCGTCCAGCCGCCCGTCGATCACCGGCGACGCCCCGGCCAGGCGGACCCCCGTGACGGCGCGGACGCCGGCGGGCCCGGGCTCGGCGCGCTCCGCGGAGTCGGCGGCCTGCTGCGCCAGGGCGGGGCAGGGGAGGGCGAGGAGTGCGGCGAAGGCCGCGATACGGCGGGGGGACATGGCGACCACCTCTGGAAAAGGGGCGTTGGGGCGGATGGTGCTCCGGGTGCGGATCCCCGCCCCGGCCACCTCGACTTGGATGGCGCGAGTGCGGAAAAGGTTGGATCGCCCGGCGGCGCGGCTGCGTACCTGCACAAGTACGGGCCCTGCGGCCGGAGGTTTCAAGGGGCCGGGGGCGAACCGCGCGAAACGCGGTACGGATGCTCCCCGCGCTGGTGTGGATCTGCGGGGGCGGCTATCGTGTAGTGAAACGGTACACTCGCCGCCGTCCACCCGGTCCCGCGCCGCCGCTCTTGAGCATCCTGCACGTGGTCGCCCGCTCGGATTCGTTCTCCACCCTCTGGCCGGAGCTGGCCGCGGAGGGCGGCGCCGAGGTGCGCGTGGTCGCCGCGGCGGAGGACGCCGGCCCGGCGCCGGACGCGCTGGCGGTGGTGCTCTGCGTGGCCGGGGTGGAGGAGGAGGGCGAGCCGGCGCTGCGCGACCTGGCTG
This window harbors:
- a CDS encoding DUF5916 domain-containing protein; this encodes MSPRRIAAFAALLALPCPALAQQAADSAERAEPGPAGVRAVTGVRLAGASPVIDGRLDDEAWAAAEPATGFVQMRPAPGKAATERTEARVVYGDDAVYVAMRMYDSAPDSVAAQLARRDASGVYSDWAHVLIDSYNDRRTGFRFSVNPRGVKKDVLHYDDTSEDVNWDAVWEVGTRVDSLGWTAEFRIPLSQLRYSGSADGERVWGVNFAREIARRGEWAWWSPVLPSVAGMVSQAGELHGLRGIRTVRRLEVLPYSVASVTRAPGDAANPFYSRNDPGVNAGVDVRYGLTSNLTLSATLNPDFGQVEADPAQFNLSAYESYFSEKRPFFMEGSNIFSFGVGTDDNSGEALFYSRRIGRVPQRRVNPGDGWLVAPDATTILGAAKVTGKTAGGWTLGLLDAVTGEESARLAARGGATTAEAVEPLTNYLVGSLSRDFRRGGSAIGMMATATNRNLDGRDEFAFLRSSAYSAGVRGRHRFASNTWEANGYLAGSHIRGSEESILRVQQSSAHYFQRPDADHLEVDPTRTSLTGAVASVWVGKNGGSKLRGGFGGHLRTPGLELNDLGFMGEADQVQAFASWRYEQFEPQGIFRNWSLGLNPFSMWTTGGERIYTQLGHWANFQLKNFWGGGWWTGRRFDALSNGSLRGGPAIVRPGGQRFNVWVNSDSRKPVRGSVSFWSGYENDGGGWDYGVGPSVSYRPSSQLNVSVGPSFNRNHSTWQYVAQRGPAEDRRYVLSQMDQTTVSLSTRLNYTISPTLSLELYAQPFVSAGTYERFMEVQDPRASRFRDRFHVLGADEIRFNEEKGVFEVNRTGGEKPDYAFSKPDFNFKQLRSNAVVRWEYRPGSTLFVVWSQGRTDYLQDGSFGFGRDFGRLMGLDNDYSVPSTNVLMVKFSYWLNL